The following are encoded in a window of Hippoglossus hippoglossus isolate fHipHip1 chromosome 23, fHipHip1.pri, whole genome shotgun sequence genomic DNA:
- the ppfia2 gene encoding liprin-alpha-2 isoform X6, protein MIFSDMSAGTNSPKVHPPNGTRFYTFQEFAALTKELNACRENLLEKEEEISELKAERNNTRLLLEHLECLVSRHERSLRMTVVKRQAQSPSGVSSEVEVLKALKSLFEHHKALDEKVRERLRVSLERVSALEEELTAANQEIVALREQNAHIQRKVASGDGGDDLLEGSDAQQKVHSKRLSNGSLESAHEASQVVELQDLLEKQNYELAQMKERMSSLSSRVSEVEQELETARKDLIKSEEMNIKYQRDIKEAMCQKEDMEERIVTLEKRYLSAQRESTSVHDINDKLENELANKEAFLRQMEEKNRQLQERLELAEQKLQQTMRKAETLPEVEAELAQRIAALTKAEERHGSIEERMRHLECQLEEKNQELLRARQREKMNEEHNKRLSDTVDRLLTESNERLQLHLKERMAALEEKNVLIQDSEGYRKQYEDSIHEKTHLAEEIEKLRSEIDQFRLRTGSLTDPTLSRSHLDTSTELRFSLGSLAETQSDHYRSAKVIRRPRRGRLGLRETKAKSLGEHEWRSQQLGVLGGHHFESDTEMSDIDDDDRETMFSSMDMLSPSGHSDAQTLAMMLQEQLDAINKEIRLIQEEKESTELRAEEIENRVASVSLEGLNLARMHQYGASITASATASSLASSSPPSGHSTPKLDPRSPARDMERMGVMTLPSDLRKHRRKIAAVDEDGHEDKATIKCETSPPPTPRTVRMTHTLPASSHNDARGIVASLEAEASALSSVASSQDSLHKQPKKKGIKSSIGRLFGKKEKGRMAHMAHRHVMVDPHATMMDPDMAGQDLGLGKLGTQAEKDRRMKKNGHELLEEARRKGLPFAQWDGPTVVAWLELWLGMPAWYVAACRANVKSGAIMSALSDTEIQREIGISNPLHRLKLRLAIQEMVSLTSPSAPPTSRTASGNVWLTHEEMETMAAPSKTKSDSEEGSWAQTLAYGDMNHEWIGNEWLPSLGLPQYRSYFMECLVDARMLDHLTKKDLRVHLKMVDSFHRTSLQYGIMGLKKLNYDRKELERRREHSQHEMRDVLVWSNERVIRWVQSIGLRDYANILLESGVHGALVALDDNFDYTSLALLLQIPNQNTQARQILEREYNNLLALGTDRRLDECDDKDFRGPSWRRQFPHRDVHGISMMPGSAETLPAGFRLTTSAHSRRLPPEVLYEALDDSPDDMYLDWYQGQICPNEDSGLVRPVACIINILHIIPPPLMVSANHCPAVSLILFLVSHPHLSSLTRLLQSLFYPTPRVLSCRVAKKSCCLVPPPVVKASESSYGLRPMLAAVTLEVTEIEQQNKRWLSGAM, encoded by the exons CTCCTGCTGGAACATCTGGAATGTCTGGTGTCCAGACACGAGCGGTCGCTTCGCATGACGGTGGTCAAGCGTCAGGCTCAGTCTCCCTCGGGAGTTTCCAGCGAGGTCGAGGTCCTCAAAGCTCTCAAGTCCCTGTTTGAACACCACAAAGCCCTCGATGAGAAG GTCAGGGAGAGACTACGGGTGTCACTGGAGAGGGTGTCCGCCTTGGAGGAGGAGCTtacagcagccaatcaggag ATTGTGGCCTTACGGGAACAGAATGCTCACATCCAGAGGAAAGTGGCGTCCGGAGACGGAGGAGACGACCTCCTGGAGGGAAGCGACGCTCAGCAGAAAGTCCACAGCAAG CGCCTGTCCAACGGCTCCCTGGAGTCGGCCCACGAGGCGAGTCAggtggtggagctgcaggaccTGCTGGAGAAGCAGAACTACGAGCTGGCCCAGATGAAGGAGCGCATGTCCTCGCTCTCCTCGCGGGTCTCCgaggtggagcaggagctggagaccGCCCGCAAGGACCTCATCAAGTCGGAGGAGATGAACATCAAGTACCAGAGGGACATCAAAGAg gccATGTGTCAAAAGGAGGACATGGAGGAGCGGATCGTCACGCTGGAGAAACGCTACCTGAGCGCCCAGCGCGAGTCGACCTCGGTGCACGACATCAACGACAAACTGGAGAACGAGTTGGCCAACAAGGAGGCGTTCCTCAGACAG atggaggagaagaaccGGCAGCTCCAGGAGAGGTTGGAGCTGGCGGAGCAGAAGCTCCAGCAGACCATGAGGAAAGCCGAGACGCTGCCGGAGGTCGAGGCTGAACTGGCCCAGCGGATAGCGGCCCTCACAAAG GCGGAGGAGCGTCACGGGAGCATCGAGGAGCGCATGAGGCACTTGGAATgccagctggaggagaagaaccAGGAGCTGCTGAGG GCtcgacagagagagaagatgaacgAGGAGCACAACAAGCGGCTGTCGGACACGGTGGACCGACTCCTCACCGAGTCCAACGAgcggctgcagcttcacctcaaGGAGAGGATGGCAGCTCTGGAGGAGAAG AACGTGTTGATCCAGGACTCTGAAGGTTACAGGAAACAGTACGAGGACTCCATCCACGAAAAA ACGCATCTGGCAGAGGAGATTGAGAAACTGAGATCGGAGATCGACCAGTTCAGACTGAGGACAGGTTCCCTCACAGACCCCACCCTGTCAAG GTCTCATCTGGACACGTCCACCGAGCTTCGATTCTCTCTGGGATCTCTGGCTGAAACCCAGTCGGACCACTACCGCTCGGCCAAGGTCATCCGCCGGCCGAGGAGAGGTCGGCTGGGTCTGCGTGAAACCAAG GCCAAATCTCTGGGCGAGCACGAGTGGCGCTCACAGCAGCTCGGCGTCCTGGGCGGTCACCACTTCGAGAGCGACACCGAGATGTCGGACATCGACGACGACGACAGGGAAACGATGTTCAGCTCCATGGACATGCTCTCGCCCAGCGGCCACTCCGACGCACAAACTCTGGCCATGatgctgcaggagcagctggacGCCATCAACAAGGAGATTCG GCTGatccaggaggagaaggagtcCACGGAGCTGCGGGCGGAGGAGATCGAGAACCGCGTGGCCAGCGTCAGCCTGGAGGGGCTCAACCTGGCCCGAATGCACCAATACGGAGCCTCCATCACTGCCTCGGCCACTGCCTCCTCactggcctcctcctccccacccaGCGGACACTCCACCCCCAAACTCGACCCCCGGAGTCCTGCTCGGGACATGGAGCGGATGGGGGTCATGACACTG CCCAGTGAtctgaggaaacacaggagaaaG ATTGCAGCGGTGGACGAGGACGGCCACGAGGACAAGGCCACCATCAAGTGTGAGACATCCCCCCCTCCAACGCCACGCACAGTCcgaatgacacacacactgccagccTCCTCGCACAATGACGCACGAGG GATCGTGGCCTCCCTGGAGGCTGAGGCCAGCGCCCTGAGCAGCGTCGCCAGCAGCCAAGACTCCCTCCACAAGCAGCCGAAGAAGAAGGGCATCAAGTCGTCCATCGGGCGGCTGTTCGGCAAGAAGGAGAAAGGCCGAATGGCTCACATGGCACACAGACATGTCATGGTGGATCCACATG CAACCATGATGGACCCGGACATGGCCGGCCAGGACCTGGGCCTGGGGAAGCTGGGGACTCAGGCCGAGAAGGACcgcaggatgaaaaagaa CGG ACACGAGCTATTGGAGGAGGCCAGGAGGAAGGGTTTACCTTTCGCCCAATGGGACGGCCCCACTGTCGTCGCCTGGCTGGag CTGTGGTTGGGGATGCCGGCGTGGTACGTGGCGGCGTGCCGGGCCAACGTGAAGAGCGGCGCCATCATGTCGGCGCTCTCCGACACCGAGATCCAGAGGGAGATCGGCATCAGCAACCCGCTGCACCGGCTCAAACTCCGCCTGGCCATCCAGGAAATGGTGTCCCTCACCAGCCCCTCAGCCCCGCCCACTTCGAGAACC GCGTCAGGCAATGTATGGCTGACCCATGAGGAGATGGAGACCATGGCAGCCCCTTCCAAAACG AAATCAGACTCTGAGGAGGGGAGCTGGGCACAG ACTCTGGCTTATGGCGACATGAACCATGAGTGGATAGGGAACGAGTGGCTGCCCAGTCTCGGACTACCTCAGTACCGCAGCTACTTCATGGAGTGCCTGGTGGACGCCCGCATGCTGGACCACCTCACCAAGAAGGACCTGAGGGTGCACCTCAAAATGGTGGACAGCTTCCACAG AACAAGTTTACAGTACGGAATCATGGGTCTGAAGAAGCTCAACTACGacaggaaggagctggagagacgCCGGGAGCACAGCCAGCACGAGATGAGAG ACGTGCTGGTGTGGAGCAACGAGCGAGTGATCCGCTGGGTGCAGAGCATCGGCCTGAGGGACTATGCCAACATCCTGCTGGAGAGCGGCGTGCACGGAGCCCTGGTCGCCCTGGACGACAACTTTGACTACACCAGCCTGGCCCTGCTCCTCCAGATCCCCAATCAAAACACTCAG gcACGTCAGATTCTGGAGCGAGAGTACAATAATCTGTTGGCCCTGGGCACCGACCGGAGGCTGGACGAG TGTGACGACAAAGATTTCCGCGGTCCCTCGTGGAGGCGACAGTTCCCGCACAGAGACGTCCACGGTATCAGTATGATGCCCGGATCAGCGGAGACGCTCCCTGCTGGCTTCCGTCTCACCACGTCTGCTCATTCTCGGAGGCTGCCCCCTGAGG TCCTCTATGAGGCGCTGGACGACAGTCCTGACGACATGTATTTGGACTGGTATCAAGGTCAGATATGTCCCAATGAAGATTCCGGGCTTGTTCGCCCAGTTGcgtgtattattaatattctacATataatccctcctcctctcatggTCTCTGCCAACCACTGTCCTGCTGTGTCTTTAATTCTCTTCCTGGTCTCTCACCCTCATCTTTCTTCTCTTACCCGTCTACTTCAATCTCTCTTCTATCCAACTCCGAGGGTGTTGTCTTGCAGAGTTGCTAAAAAAAGTTGTTGTCTAGTCCCCCCCCCGGTGGTGAAAGCTAGTGAGTCAAGTTATGGATTACGACCCATGCTTGCTGCTGTAACCCTTGAAGTTACAGAAATTGAGCAGCAAAACAAACGGTGGCTGAGCGGCGCTATGTAA
- the ppfia2 gene encoding liprin-alpha-2 isoform X10, producing the protein MMCEVMPTISEDTALSQRGSQSSSSDPDSHFEQLMVNMLDERDRLLDTLRETQESLGLSQQHLQDVVYDRDSLQRQLSSALPQEFAALTKELNACRENLLEKEEEISELKAERNNTRLLLEHLECLVSRHERSLRMTVVKRQAQSPSGVSSEVEVLKALKSLFEHHKALDEKVRERLRVSLERVSALEEELTAANQEIVALREQNAHIQRKVASGDGGDDLLEGSDAQQKVHSKRLSNGSLESAHEASQVVELQDLLEKQNYELAQMKERMSSLSSRVSEVEQELETARKDLIKSEEMNIKYQRDIKEVCVQAMCQKEDMEERIVTLEKRYLSAQRESTSVHDINDKLENELANKEAFLRQMEEKNRQLQERLELAEQKLQQTMRKAETLPEVEAELAQRIAALTKAEERHGSIEERMRHLECQLEEKNQELLRARQREKMNEEHNKRLSDTVDRLLTESNERLQLHLKERMAALEEKNVLIQDSEGYRKQYEDSIHEKTHLAEEIEKLRSEIDQFRLRTGSLTDPTLSRSHLDTSTELRFSLGSLAETQSDHYRSAKVIRRPRRGRLGLRETKAKSLGEHEWRSQQLGVLGGHHFESDTEMSDIDDDDRETMFSSMDMLSPSGHSDAQTLAMMLQEQLDAINKEIRLIQEEKESTELRAEEIENRVASVSLEGLNLARMHQYGASITASATASSLASSSPPSGHSTPKLDPRSPARDMERMGVMTLPSDLRKHRRKIAAVDEDGHEDKATIKCETSPPPTPRTVRMTHTLPASSHNDARGIVASLEAEASALSSVASSQDSLHKQPKKKGIKSSIGRLFGKKEKGRMAHMAHRHVMVDPHATMMDPDMAGQDLGLGKLGTQAEKDRRMKKNGHELLEEARRKGLPFAQWDGPTVVAWLELWLGMPAWYVAACRANVKSGAIMSALSDTEIQREIGISNPLHRLKLRLAIQEMVSLTSPSAPPTSRTASGNVWLTHEEMETMAAPSKTKSDSEEGSWAQTLAYGDMNHEWIGNEWLPSLGLPQYRSYFMECLVDARMLDHLTKKDLRVHLKMVDSFHRTSLQYGIMGLKKLNYDRKELERRREHSQHEMRDVLVWSNERVIRWVQSIGLRDYANILLESGVHGALVALDDNFDYTSLALLLQIPNQNTQARQILEREYNNLLALGTDRRLDECDDKDFRGPSWRRQFPHRDVHGISMMPGSAETLPAGFRLTTSAHSRRLPPEVGSSAVQRLDTSTVQF; encoded by the exons CTCCTGCTGGAACATCTGGAATGTCTGGTGTCCAGACACGAGCGGTCGCTTCGCATGACGGTGGTCAAGCGTCAGGCTCAGTCTCCCTCGGGAGTTTCCAGCGAGGTCGAGGTCCTCAAAGCTCTCAAGTCCCTGTTTGAACACCACAAAGCCCTCGATGAGAAG GTCAGGGAGAGACTACGGGTGTCACTGGAGAGGGTGTCCGCCTTGGAGGAGGAGCTtacagcagccaatcaggag ATTGTGGCCTTACGGGAACAGAATGCTCACATCCAGAGGAAAGTGGCGTCCGGAGACGGAGGAGACGACCTCCTGGAGGGAAGCGACGCTCAGCAGAAAGTCCACAGCAAG CGCCTGTCCAACGGCTCCCTGGAGTCGGCCCACGAGGCGAGTCAggtggtggagctgcaggaccTGCTGGAGAAGCAGAACTACGAGCTGGCCCAGATGAAGGAGCGCATGTCCTCGCTCTCCTCGCGGGTCTCCgaggtggagcaggagctggagaccGCCCGCAAGGACCTCATCAAGTCGGAGGAGATGAACATCAAGTACCAGAGGGACATCAAAGAg gtgtgtgtacaggccATGTGTCAAAAGGAGGACATGGAGGAGCGGATCGTCACGCTGGAGAAACGCTACCTGAGCGCCCAGCGCGAGTCGACCTCGGTGCACGACATCAACGACAAACTGGAGAACGAGTTGGCCAACAAGGAGGCGTTCCTCAGACAG atggaggagaagaaccGGCAGCTCCAGGAGAGGTTGGAGCTGGCGGAGCAGAAGCTCCAGCAGACCATGAGGAAAGCCGAGACGCTGCCGGAGGTCGAGGCTGAACTGGCCCAGCGGATAGCGGCCCTCACAAAG GCGGAGGAGCGTCACGGGAGCATCGAGGAGCGCATGAGGCACTTGGAATgccagctggaggagaagaaccAGGAGCTGCTGAGG GCtcgacagagagagaagatgaacgAGGAGCACAACAAGCGGCTGTCGGACACGGTGGACCGACTCCTCACCGAGTCCAACGAgcggctgcagcttcacctcaaGGAGAGGATGGCAGCTCTGGAGGAGAAG AACGTGTTGATCCAGGACTCTGAAGGTTACAGGAAACAGTACGAGGACTCCATCCACGAAAAA ACGCATCTGGCAGAGGAGATTGAGAAACTGAGATCGGAGATCGACCAGTTCAGACTGAGGACAGGTTCCCTCACAGACCCCACCCTGTCAAG GTCTCATCTGGACACGTCCACCGAGCTTCGATTCTCTCTGGGATCTCTGGCTGAAACCCAGTCGGACCACTACCGCTCGGCCAAGGTCATCCGCCGGCCGAGGAGAGGTCGGCTGGGTCTGCGTGAAACCAAG GCCAAATCTCTGGGCGAGCACGAGTGGCGCTCACAGCAGCTCGGCGTCCTGGGCGGTCACCACTTCGAGAGCGACACCGAGATGTCGGACATCGACGACGACGACAGGGAAACGATGTTCAGCTCCATGGACATGCTCTCGCCCAGCGGCCACTCCGACGCACAAACTCTGGCCATGatgctgcaggagcagctggacGCCATCAACAAGGAGATTCG GCTGatccaggaggagaaggagtcCACGGAGCTGCGGGCGGAGGAGATCGAGAACCGCGTGGCCAGCGTCAGCCTGGAGGGGCTCAACCTGGCCCGAATGCACCAATACGGAGCCTCCATCACTGCCTCGGCCACTGCCTCCTCactggcctcctcctccccacccaGCGGACACTCCACCCCCAAACTCGACCCCCGGAGTCCTGCTCGGGACATGGAGCGGATGGGGGTCATGACACTG CCCAGTGAtctgaggaaacacaggagaaaG ATTGCAGCGGTGGACGAGGACGGCCACGAGGACAAGGCCACCATCAAGTGTGAGACATCCCCCCCTCCAACGCCACGCACAGTCcgaatgacacacacactgccagccTCCTCGCACAATGACGCACGAGG GATCGTGGCCTCCCTGGAGGCTGAGGCCAGCGCCCTGAGCAGCGTCGCCAGCAGCCAAGACTCCCTCCACAAGCAGCCGAAGAAGAAGGGCATCAAGTCGTCCATCGGGCGGCTGTTCGGCAAGAAGGAGAAAGGCCGAATGGCTCACATGGCACACAGACATGTCATGGTGGATCCACATG CAACCATGATGGACCCGGACATGGCCGGCCAGGACCTGGGCCTGGGGAAGCTGGGGACTCAGGCCGAGAAGGACcgcaggatgaaaaagaa CGG ACACGAGCTATTGGAGGAGGCCAGGAGGAAGGGTTTACCTTTCGCCCAATGGGACGGCCCCACTGTCGTCGCCTGGCTGGag CTGTGGTTGGGGATGCCGGCGTGGTACGTGGCGGCGTGCCGGGCCAACGTGAAGAGCGGCGCCATCATGTCGGCGCTCTCCGACACCGAGATCCAGAGGGAGATCGGCATCAGCAACCCGCTGCACCGGCTCAAACTCCGCCTGGCCATCCAGGAAATGGTGTCCCTCACCAGCCCCTCAGCCCCGCCCACTTCGAGAACC GCGTCAGGCAATGTATGGCTGACCCATGAGGAGATGGAGACCATGGCAGCCCCTTCCAAAACG AAATCAGACTCTGAGGAGGGGAGCTGGGCACAG ACTCTGGCTTATGGCGACATGAACCATGAGTGGATAGGGAACGAGTGGCTGCCCAGTCTCGGACTACCTCAGTACCGCAGCTACTTCATGGAGTGCCTGGTGGACGCCCGCATGCTGGACCACCTCACCAAGAAGGACCTGAGGGTGCACCTCAAAATGGTGGACAGCTTCCACAG AACAAGTTTACAGTACGGAATCATGGGTCTGAAGAAGCTCAACTACGacaggaaggagctggagagacgCCGGGAGCACAGCCAGCACGAGATGAGAG ACGTGCTGGTGTGGAGCAACGAGCGAGTGATCCGCTGGGTGCAGAGCATCGGCCTGAGGGACTATGCCAACATCCTGCTGGAGAGCGGCGTGCACGGAGCCCTGGTCGCCCTGGACGACAACTTTGACTACACCAGCCTGGCCCTGCTCCTCCAGATCCCCAATCAAAACACTCAG gcACGTCAGATTCTGGAGCGAGAGTACAATAATCTGTTGGCCCTGGGCACCGACCGGAGGCTGGACGAG TGTGACGACAAAGATTTCCGCGGTCCCTCGTGGAGGCGACAGTTCCCGCACAGAGACGTCCACGGTATCAGTATGATGCCCGGATCAGCGGAGACGCTCCCTGCTGGCTTCCGTCTCACCACGTCTGCTCATTCTCGGAGGCTGCCCCCTGAGG TCGGATCCTCTGCGGTGCAGCGGCTGGACACCTCCACG GTTCAGTTCTGA
- the ppfia2 gene encoding liprin-alpha-2 isoform X5 encodes MIFSDMSAGTNSPKVHPPNGTRFYTFQEFAALTKELNACRENLLEKEEEISELKAERNNTRLLLEHLECLVSRHERSLRMTVVKRQAQSPSGVSSEVEVLKALKSLFEHHKALDEKVRERLRVSLERVSALEEELTAANQEIVALREQNAHIQRKVASGDGGDDLLEGSDAQQKVHSKRLSNGSLESAHEASQVVELQDLLEKQNYELAQMKERMSSLSSRVSEVEQELETARKDLIKSEEMNIKYQRDIKEVCVQAMCQKEDMEERIVTLEKRYLSAQRESTSVHDINDKLENELANKEAFLRQMEEKNRQLQERLELAEQKLQQTMRKAETLPEVEAELAQRIAALTKAEERHGSIEERMRHLECQLEEKNQELLRARQREKMNEEHNKRLSDTVDRLLTESNERLQLHLKERMAALEEKNVLIQDSEGYRKQYEDSIHEKTHLAEEIEKLRSEIDQFRLRTGSLTDPTLSRSHLDTSTELRFSLGSLAETQSDHYRSAKVIRRPRRGRLGLRETKAKSLGEHEWRSQQLGVLGGHHFESDTEMSDIDDDDRETMFSSMDMLSPSGHSDAQTLAMMLQEQLDAINKEIRLIQEEKESTELRAEEIENRVASVSLEGLNLARMHQYGASITASATASSLASSSPPSGHSTPKLDPRSPARDMERMGVMTLPSDLRKHRRKIAAVDEDGHEDKATIKCETSPPPTPRTVRMTHTLPASSHNDARGIVASLEAEASALSSVASSQDSLHKQPKKKGIKSSIGRLFGKKEKGRMAHMAHRHVMVDPHATMMDPDMAGQDLGLGKLGTQAEKDRRMKKNGHELLEEARRKGLPFAQWDGPTVVAWLELWLGMPAWYVAACRANVKSGAIMSALSDTEIQREIGISNPLHRLKLRLAIQEMVSLTSPSAPPTSRTASGNVWLTHEEMETMAAPSKTKSDSEEGSWAQTLAYGDMNHEWIGNEWLPSLGLPQYRSYFMECLVDARMLDHLTKKDLRVHLKMVDSFHRTSLQYGIMGLKKLNYDRKELERRREHSQHEMRDVLVWSNERVIRWVQSIGLRDYANILLESGVHGALVALDDNFDYTSLALLLQIPNQNTQARQILEREYNNLLALGTDRRLDECDDKDFRGPSWRRQFPHRDVHGISMMPGSAETLPAGFRLTTSAHSRRLPPEVLYEALDDSPDDMYLDWYQGQICPNEDSGLVRPVACIINILHIIPPPLMVSANHCPAVSLILFLVSHPHLSSLTRLLQSLFYPTPRVLSCRVAKKSCCLVPPPVVKASESSYGLRPMLAAVTLEVTEIEQQNKRWLSGAM; translated from the exons CTCCTGCTGGAACATCTGGAATGTCTGGTGTCCAGACACGAGCGGTCGCTTCGCATGACGGTGGTCAAGCGTCAGGCTCAGTCTCCCTCGGGAGTTTCCAGCGAGGTCGAGGTCCTCAAAGCTCTCAAGTCCCTGTTTGAACACCACAAAGCCCTCGATGAGAAG GTCAGGGAGAGACTACGGGTGTCACTGGAGAGGGTGTCCGCCTTGGAGGAGGAGCTtacagcagccaatcaggag ATTGTGGCCTTACGGGAACAGAATGCTCACATCCAGAGGAAAGTGGCGTCCGGAGACGGAGGAGACGACCTCCTGGAGGGAAGCGACGCTCAGCAGAAAGTCCACAGCAAG CGCCTGTCCAACGGCTCCCTGGAGTCGGCCCACGAGGCGAGTCAggtggtggagctgcaggaccTGCTGGAGAAGCAGAACTACGAGCTGGCCCAGATGAAGGAGCGCATGTCCTCGCTCTCCTCGCGGGTCTCCgaggtggagcaggagctggagaccGCCCGCAAGGACCTCATCAAGTCGGAGGAGATGAACATCAAGTACCAGAGGGACATCAAAGAg gtgtgtgtacaggccATGTGTCAAAAGGAGGACATGGAGGAGCGGATCGTCACGCTGGAGAAACGCTACCTGAGCGCCCAGCGCGAGTCGACCTCGGTGCACGACATCAACGACAAACTGGAGAACGAGTTGGCCAACAAGGAGGCGTTCCTCAGACAG atggaggagaagaaccGGCAGCTCCAGGAGAGGTTGGAGCTGGCGGAGCAGAAGCTCCAGCAGACCATGAGGAAAGCCGAGACGCTGCCGGAGGTCGAGGCTGAACTGGCCCAGCGGATAGCGGCCCTCACAAAG GCGGAGGAGCGTCACGGGAGCATCGAGGAGCGCATGAGGCACTTGGAATgccagctggaggagaagaaccAGGAGCTGCTGAGG GCtcgacagagagagaagatgaacgAGGAGCACAACAAGCGGCTGTCGGACACGGTGGACCGACTCCTCACCGAGTCCAACGAgcggctgcagcttcacctcaaGGAGAGGATGGCAGCTCTGGAGGAGAAG AACGTGTTGATCCAGGACTCTGAAGGTTACAGGAAACAGTACGAGGACTCCATCCACGAAAAA ACGCATCTGGCAGAGGAGATTGAGAAACTGAGATCGGAGATCGACCAGTTCAGACTGAGGACAGGTTCCCTCACAGACCCCACCCTGTCAAG GTCTCATCTGGACACGTCCACCGAGCTTCGATTCTCTCTGGGATCTCTGGCTGAAACCCAGTCGGACCACTACCGCTCGGCCAAGGTCATCCGCCGGCCGAGGAGAGGTCGGCTGGGTCTGCGTGAAACCAAG GCCAAATCTCTGGGCGAGCACGAGTGGCGCTCACAGCAGCTCGGCGTCCTGGGCGGTCACCACTTCGAGAGCGACACCGAGATGTCGGACATCGACGACGACGACAGGGAAACGATGTTCAGCTCCATGGACATGCTCTCGCCCAGCGGCCACTCCGACGCACAAACTCTGGCCATGatgctgcaggagcagctggacGCCATCAACAAGGAGATTCG GCTGatccaggaggagaaggagtcCACGGAGCTGCGGGCGGAGGAGATCGAGAACCGCGTGGCCAGCGTCAGCCTGGAGGGGCTCAACCTGGCCCGAATGCACCAATACGGAGCCTCCATCACTGCCTCGGCCACTGCCTCCTCactggcctcctcctccccacccaGCGGACACTCCACCCCCAAACTCGACCCCCGGAGTCCTGCTCGGGACATGGAGCGGATGGGGGTCATGACACTG CCCAGTGAtctgaggaaacacaggagaaaG ATTGCAGCGGTGGACGAGGACGGCCACGAGGACAAGGCCACCATCAAGTGTGAGACATCCCCCCCTCCAACGCCACGCACAGTCcgaatgacacacacactgccagccTCCTCGCACAATGACGCACGAGG GATCGTGGCCTCCCTGGAGGCTGAGGCCAGCGCCCTGAGCAGCGTCGCCAGCAGCCAAGACTCCCTCCACAAGCAGCCGAAGAAGAAGGGCATCAAGTCGTCCATCGGGCGGCTGTTCGGCAAGAAGGAGAAAGGCCGAATGGCTCACATGGCACACAGACATGTCATGGTGGATCCACATG CAACCATGATGGACCCGGACATGGCCGGCCAGGACCTGGGCCTGGGGAAGCTGGGGACTCAGGCCGAGAAGGACcgcaggatgaaaaagaa CGG ACACGAGCTATTGGAGGAGGCCAGGAGGAAGGGTTTACCTTTCGCCCAATGGGACGGCCCCACTGTCGTCGCCTGGCTGGag CTGTGGTTGGGGATGCCGGCGTGGTACGTGGCGGCGTGCCGGGCCAACGTGAAGAGCGGCGCCATCATGTCGGCGCTCTCCGACACCGAGATCCAGAGGGAGATCGGCATCAGCAACCCGCTGCACCGGCTCAAACTCCGCCTGGCCATCCAGGAAATGGTGTCCCTCACCAGCCCCTCAGCCCCGCCCACTTCGAGAACC GCGTCAGGCAATGTATGGCTGACCCATGAGGAGATGGAGACCATGGCAGCCCCTTCCAAAACG AAATCAGACTCTGAGGAGGGGAGCTGGGCACAG ACTCTGGCTTATGGCGACATGAACCATGAGTGGATAGGGAACGAGTGGCTGCCCAGTCTCGGACTACCTCAGTACCGCAGCTACTTCATGGAGTGCCTGGTGGACGCCCGCATGCTGGACCACCTCACCAAGAAGGACCTGAGGGTGCACCTCAAAATGGTGGACAGCTTCCACAG AACAAGTTTACAGTACGGAATCATGGGTCTGAAGAAGCTCAACTACGacaggaaggagctggagagacgCCGGGAGCACAGCCAGCACGAGATGAGAG ACGTGCTGGTGTGGAGCAACGAGCGAGTGATCCGCTGGGTGCAGAGCATCGGCCTGAGGGACTATGCCAACATCCTGCTGGAGAGCGGCGTGCACGGAGCCCTGGTCGCCCTGGACGACAACTTTGACTACACCAGCCTGGCCCTGCTCCTCCAGATCCCCAATCAAAACACTCAG gcACGTCAGATTCTGGAGCGAGAGTACAATAATCTGTTGGCCCTGGGCACCGACCGGAGGCTGGACGAG TGTGACGACAAAGATTTCCGCGGTCCCTCGTGGAGGCGACAGTTCCCGCACAGAGACGTCCACGGTATCAGTATGATGCCCGGATCAGCGGAGACGCTCCCTGCTGGCTTCCGTCTCACCACGTCTGCTCATTCTCGGAGGCTGCCCCCTGAGG TCCTCTATGAGGCGCTGGACGACAGTCCTGACGACATGTATTTGGACTGGTATCAAGGTCAGATATGTCCCAATGAAGATTCCGGGCTTGTTCGCCCAGTTGcgtgtattattaatattctacATataatccctcctcctctcatggTCTCTGCCAACCACTGTCCTGCTGTGTCTTTAATTCTCTTCCTGGTCTCTCACCCTCATCTTTCTTCTCTTACCCGTCTACTTCAATCTCTCTTCTATCCAACTCCGAGGGTGTTGTCTTGCAGAGTTGCTAAAAAAAGTTGTTGTCTAGTCCCCCCCCCGGTGGTGAAAGCTAGTGAGTCAAGTTATGGATTACGACCCATGCTTGCTGCTGTAACCCTTGAAGTTACAGAAATTGAGCAGCAAAACAAACGGTGGCTGAGCGGCGCTATGTAA